The proteins below come from a single Cryptococcus gattii WM276 chromosome D, complete sequence genomic window:
- a CDS encoding fatty acid beta-oxidation-related protein, putative (Similar to TIGR gene model, INSD accession AAW43044.1): MSPPSSVPKEYRPGYLPPSITHQAQKDLPGKQRPLDPTPFNDVMADGSKYKPAGKLEGKNAVVTGGDSGIGRAVTILYALEGANVLFTYHPNEEADAKDTVDDIKKRVPKAKVEAVAVEIQTEQACFELAEKIKKWCGNELHVLANNAGTQNEVPNIEDLPSEQWRHVFDVNIHSMFYLIKSLIPIMPWGSSIINNASINPFIGHPKLLDYTATKGAIVGFSRALSNQIVGERGIRVNCVCPGPIWTPLIVATMGEESLKAFGPGTPIGRAGQPIEVATAFVFLASIDSSYFTAQCFHVNGGSAY; encoded by the exons ATgtctcctccttcttccgTCCCAAAGGAGTACCGACCCGGATACCTTCCCCCTTCTATCACCCACCAAGCGCAAAAGGATCTGCCAGGAAAGCAAAGGCCCCTTGATCCTACCCCTTTCAACGATGTCATGGCCGATGGCTCCAAATACAAGCCCGCTGGCAAGCTTGAGGGCAAGAATGCTGTCGTGACCGGTGGTGACTCTGGTATTGGTCGAGCGGTTACTATCCTCTA TGCTCTTGAAGGTGCCAATGTGCTCTTTACCTACCACCCCAATGAAGAAGCCGATGCCAAGGACACCGTCGACGATATTAAGAAGCGAGTGCCCAAAGCGAAGGTTGAGGCTGTTGCCGTCGAAATCCAAACTGAACAAGCTTGCTTCGAGTTGGCTGAGAAGATTAAGAAATGGTGTGGGAACGAGCTTCATGTCTT GGCTAACAATGCTGGTACTCAAAATGAAGTCCCAAACATCGAAGATCTTCCTTCAGAGCAATGGAGGCACGTCTTCGATGTCAACATCCACTCCATGTTCTACCTTATTAAGAGCCTCATCCCTATTATGCCTTGGGGCTCTAGCATTATTAACAACGCTTCTATC AATCCCTTCATTGGCCACCCCAAG CTGCTCGATTACACTGCCACCAAGGGCGCTATTGTTGGTTTCAGCCGAGCTTTGAGTAATCAGATTGTTGGCGAGAGGGGTATCCGGGTCAATTGCGTCTGCCCTGGTCCTA TTTGGACTCCTCTAATTGTCGCTACAATGGGCGAAGAATCCCTCAAGGCCTTTGGACCTGGCA CGCCCATCGGTCGAGCTGGTCAGCCTATTGAGGTCGCAACCGCCTTTGTTTTCCTTGCCAGCATCGACTCTTCATATTTCACGGCTCAGTGCTTCCACGTTAATGGTGGTAGTGCTTATTAA
- a CDS encoding uncharacterized protein (Similar to SGTC gene model, INSD accession EAL21141.1), translating to MNFVLLALAILSFPLAFAQFGHFFQQGFPFGGGFQQQQQQQEQHAPGRQHKGWTESERVHCRAGYVCPASLACVPTPADCPCPYPEDIKCVIPDNRPRDEGEGPPFVCVRGDTGCAQVLEFSKPI from the exons ATGAACTTCGTGCTGCTAGCTCTAGCTATTTTATCTTTCCCACTGGCATTCGCCCAGTTCGGGCACTTCTTCCAGCAGGGTTTCCCTTTCGGTGGAGGCTTtcagcagcaacaacagcaacagGAGCAGCATGCTCCTGGGAGACAACACAAGGGATGGACAGAGAGTGAAAGAG TGCACTGCCGAGCAGGATATGTCTGCCCTGCTTCTTTAGCTTGCGTCCCAACTCCGGCGGATTGTCCTTGCCCTTATCC TGAGGATATCAAATGTGTCATTCCTGACAACCGACCTAGAGATGAGGGCGAAGGACCACCTTTCGTTTGCGTGAGAGGTGACACGGGTTGCGCTCAGGTCTTGGAATTTTCAAAACCAATATGA
- a CDS encoding URM1 activating enzyme, putative (Similar to TIGR gene model, INSD accession AAW43113.1) has protein sequence MQLTHEASSSRRTAVEGLPLEPEEYERYGRQMIMPDFGLPGQVNLKNAKVAVVGAGGLGCPVLQYLAGAGVGTIGIIDHDTVSMSNLHRQILHTTDRVGVNKTESACQALRALNNKINLIPHPVPVTPSTALDLLRPYSMILDCTDRPLTRYLLSDAAVRLDVPLISGAAISSAGQWAVYGGKTKSGKRRACYRCIWPSILPGSVKTCDEQGVWGVVTGMVGVGMAGEAIKLIVGKEDPEPLLHLHHLGSNPLIRTIRIKPPSAKCITCGPNATITDDLDVFGYESFCTGGPETNDETGLVAGQNSHRISVQELDDMLQFDKSKVTVIDTRPQVEFGICSIPGSINMPLPTILSNPNDVQLTPDVVFVCRRGNDSQIAAAALRKALDSKEDVRVRDVRGGLKAWSSEVDLNFPVY, from the exons ATGCAATTAACCCACGAAGCATCATCCTCAAGAAGGACTGCTGTAGAAGGGTTACCATTAGAGCCAGAAGAGTATGAGCGATATGGACGCCAGATGATCATGCCTGACTTTGGTTTGCCAG GGCAAGTGAATCTAAAGAATGCAAAAGTTGCAGTTGTAGGTGCTGGTGGGTTGGGATGCCCTGTACTGCAGTATCTTGCCGGTGCTGGTGTTG GTACAATCGGTATCATCGACCACGACACTGTTAGTATGAGCAACCTTCATAGGCAAATACTGCATACCACAGACCGTGTAGGCGTGAATAAAACCGAATCAGCCTGTCAAGCACTTCGAGC TCTCAATAACAAGATTAACCTCATCCCTCACCCCGTTCCAGTCACACCTTCTACAGCATTAGATCTTCTTCGGCCATACTCTATGATCCTTGACTGTACCGACCGGCCGTTGACGCGTTATTTACTTTCCGACGCGGCTGTCAGATTAGACGTACCCCTCATTTCAGGAGCCGCTATTTCGTCGGCAGGGCAATGGGCTGTTTATGGAGGTAAGACAAAGTCTGGAAAACGCAGAGCTTGTTACAGATGCATATGGCCTAGCATCTTGCCAGGGAGTGTAAAAACATGTGACGAGCAAGGAGTATGGGGTGTCGTTACCGGCATGGTCGGTGTTGGCATGGCTGGCGAGGCTATCAAGTTGATCGTCGGGAAAGAAG ATCCAGAGCCTCTTCTACACCTTCATCATCTCGGGTCTAATCCTCTAATACGGACGATACGCATAAAGCCCCCATCGGCAAAATGCATAACTTGTGGACCCAACGCCACCATAACGGATGATTTGGATGTATTCGGATACGAATCTTTCTGTACTGGTGGACCGGAAACAAATGATGAGACGGGATTAGTAGCTGGTCAGAATAGTCATAGAATAAGTGTGCAG GAACTTGATGACATGTTACAATTTGATAAGTCCAAAGTGACGGTCATTGACACGAGGCCCCAAGTCGAGTTTGGAATTTGTTCCATCCCAGGCTCTATAA ATATGCCATTACCTACTATCCTCTCAAATCCAAACGATGTTCAATTGACTCCGGACGTCGTTTTTGTCTGTCGCAGAGGAAACGATTCCCAGATTGCCGCTGCGGCCCTTCGCAAGGCCTTGGATTCCAAGGAAGATGTTAGAGTGAGGGACGTTAGAGGAGGATTGAAGGCTTGGAGTAGCGAGGTCGACCTCAACTTTCCTGTATACTAG
- a CDS encoding prefoldin subunit, putative (Similar to TIGR gene model, INSD accession AAW42997.1) → MATTSSSKQMEVNPRGIPRAPFVDNVDEYVGGKDAEVQTTIKKFEETTAKYRYMEISLQQRRKALLGKIPDITQTLQVVKYLHQRRQKALGQPVEEEKLSDDEDDLDDLDDEEEKKEEEPMKTLFELNDTLYAEAEIIETGEVGLWLGANTMLMYPLEEAIDLLSGKLAAAQKSQDETIEDLEWLREQITVMEVNFARVHNWDVKRRREKGQIAQQSGLLPSGKGDDKDDSEDERD, encoded by the exons ATGGCTACGACTTCTTCGTCCAAGCAAATGGAGGTTAACCCTCGAGGTATCCCAAGAGCACCTTTTGTC GACAATGTTGATGAGTACGTGGGTGGTAAGGATGCGGAAGTCCAAACTACTATTAAGAAGTTCGAGGAAACCACCGC TAAATATCGGTACATGGAAATCTCTTTGCAACAACGCCGGAAAGCTCTCCTCGGCAAGATTCCCGACATTACGCAAACCCTTCAAGTAGTCAAGTACCTTCACCAGCGCCGTCAGAAGGCTCTCGGGCAGCCTgtagaggaagaaaagctcagcgacgatgaagatgacctcgatgatcttgatgatgaggaggagaaaaaggaggaagagccTATGAAGACTCTTTTTGAGCTCAACGATACATTATATGCGGAAGCAGAGATCATCGAAACTGGGGAAGTTGGGCTGTGGCTCGGC GCGAACACAATGTTGATGTATCCTCTGGAAGAAGCAATCGATTTACTGTCAGGCAAGCTCGCAGCCGCCCAAAAATCCCAGGACGAAACTATAGAGGATCTTGAGTGGTTGAGGGAACAGATCACTGTGATGGAAGTCAACTTCGCTAGGGTGCACAAC TGGGATGTTAAGAGGCGGAGAGAAAAGGGACAGATCGCTCAGCAGTCCGGTCTTCTCCCTTCTGGCAAGGGAGATGACAAAGACGACTCTGAAGATGAACGGGACTAA